Below is a genomic region from Pseudomonas sp. JQ170C.
GAAGTCCTGCGCTATACCGAAATCGCCCCGGTCCCCGGTGCCCCAAGCTATGTGCTGGGCATCATCAACCTGCGCGGCAATGTGGTCACCGTGATCGACACCCGTCAGCGCTTCGGCCTGATGTCGAGTGAAATTACCGACAACAGCCGTATCGTCATCATCGAGGCGGACAAGCAAGTGGTCGGCATCCTGGTCGACAGCGTTGCCGAAGTGGTTTACCTGCGCCAGTCCGAGATCGAAACCGCACCGAATGTCGGTAACGAAGAATCGGCCAAGTTCATTCAGGGCGTGTGCAACAAGAACAACGAACTGCTGATCCTGGTCGAGCTGGACAAGATGATGACCGAGGAAGAGTGGTCCGAGCTGGAGAACATCTGAGTTGATCTTTGAGGCTGCAGTCATATTTCTGGCGCTGCTGTGGGCAGTGAGCCTGTGGCTCTTCTTGAGCTACAGCAAGCGCCAGCGTGAACTGGCCGCTCAGCAGGCCCAGGGTGATGCGTTGCGCGACCAGCGCATCAAGGACCTGGCCAAGCGCCTGGACGACTACCAGAACGGCAGCGTGCGTATGGGCGAGACCCTGCACGAGCTGTGCACCGTGGTAGCGCCGCTGCCCGACAAGCTGTTGCAACTGGAGCAGCGCGACCCCAACAGCCTGTCGTTCGCGCAAGCGGCGCGGCTGGTGAGCATGGGGGCGAGTGTCGACGAACTGACCCAGACCTGCGGCCTGACCCAGGCTGAGGCCGAGTTGATGAGCAAAGTGCACCGCAACTGAAACCCTGCGTAGGAGCGGGCTTGCCCCGCGATGCGATGTGACTGACAGATCGCTATCGCGGGGCAAGCCCGTTCCTACAACAAGCCCGTTCCTACCGTGGTTCAGGGCGGGGTGATATCCCGCTCCTGCGGCCCCTGGTCGACAAACCCCACCGGCACCTTGCCCTTGAGTTGCCAGGCAAAGGCGATGATTTCGGCAAGGGTCAGATACAGCGCCTCGGGTATCTGATCCCCCAGCTCCATGCGCGCCAGCAGCCGCACCAGTTCGGCGTTTTCATAGATTGGCACTTCGTGCTCGCGGGCAATGGCCAGGATCGCCTCGGCCAATGCGTCGTCGCCCTTGGCGCTCAGGGTCGGCGCCTGCTGGCCGTCATAGGTCAGGGCAATGGCCGTCTTATCAGTCATCAACATTCCCCTGTAGGAGCGGGCTTGCCCCGCGATAGCGTTTTGAAGGTTACATTGCATCGCGGGGCAAGCCCGCTCCTACACATTCTGTGGGTCATGCGGTTTCATCCACCCAGCGTTGTTCCAGGCGCGTGCGCGGCCCCTGGGGCGGTGTGCCGTGATGGCAGCACAGTTCCGTCACGTTCACGCCGCGTGCCAGCAGGCGCTCGCGCAGGTTGCCCAACTGACTGTCGATCAACCGTGCGGTACTGGGCAGCTCGGCCCACAGCTGGCTCGACAGGCTGCCCTGGCTGATCTGCGCCTGGACCTGCAGCGGCCCCAGTGGATGCAGGTCGAACGACAGCTCGATGCGCCAGAGCATTTCCAGCGGGTCGCGCTGTTCACGCTGTGGATCGTTTTGTTGTTCCGGCGTCTCTTCGCGTTGCAATTTGAACTGCAGGGGGATGAAGTCCTGACCGCTGCGCAGGGGAATTTCCAGCTGCCAGGTGGTTTGCAGGTTGCCGTCGGGCGTGGTGCCGGTCTGTTCGAGGCTGGCCAGTTGATGGCTCTGCAGGCGTGAGATGGCAGCGGCGGCCAAGCGCAGCAGGTGTTCAAGGTCAGCCTCGCCGTCCTGGCTCTTGAGCAGCCGGGAGGGCAGGGGAAAGCTGCCCGGGTGGGGGCGTGGGCTGACCTGGCCGAGCATCCCCAGGGCATTGCGGACCATGCCGGGCATTGCCTGGGCCAGGGTGCCGGCGGCGGCTGCCGGGTTGAAGGTGCTGGTGCCTGGCAGCCCTGGCAGTAACTGCGCCACCAGGCGCACTACCTGGGCCTTGAAGTCTGGCGCCAGCTGCTGGCCCAGGCCGCCCAGCAGCTTGGCTTCAAGAAATGCACCGCTGTTGTTCAAGGCCTGGGCCAGGCCCTTTGGATCGCTGAGCTGACGGGCATCGGGCAGGCTGGCCAGCAGCTTGTCGACGCTGTTGCGTAGCTCGCCGCTTTGGCCGCTGTCCTGACGCAGTTGCTGCAACGCGCTGAGCAACCCTTGCAGCGACGCCTGGCGGCTTTGCTGGGTGCCCAGTTGCTGGGCGATCGCCAGTTGATCCTGACGCCCGCTCAGGGGCACGAATTGCAATGACTGGTCACCTTGCACCCGTGCACTGAGCAGGCTGCCCACCGCCAGCGGCCGCGGGCTGTCCAGGGTAAGGGTGGTGCCGGCTTGCGGGCCCAGCAAGCTGACCAGCGAGCGGTACTGGGCCACCTGGCCT
It encodes:
- a CDS encoding chemotaxis protein CheW, which translates into the protein MKKSSAQGSEDPILQWVTFKLDNESYGINVMQVQEVLRYTEIAPVPGAPSYVLGIINLRGNVVTVIDTRQRFGLMSSEITDNSRIVIIEADKQVVGILVDSVAEVVYLRQSEIETAPNVGNEESAKFIQGVCNKNNELLILVELDKMMTEEEWSELENI
- a CDS encoding DUF2802 domain-containing protein gives rise to the protein MIFEAAVIFLALLWAVSLWLFLSYSKRQRELAAQQAQGDALRDQRIKDLAKRLDDYQNGSVRMGETLHELCTVVAPLPDKLLQLEQRDPNSLSFAQAARLVSMGASVDELTQTCGLTQAEAELMSKVHRN
- a CDS encoding EscU/YscU/HrcU family type III secretion system export apparatus switch protein → MTDKTAIALTYDGQQAPTLSAKGDDALAEAILAIAREHEVPIYENAELVRLLARMELGDQIPEALYLTLAEIIAFAWQLKGKVPVGFVDQGPQERDITPP
- the fliK gene encoding flagellar hook-length control protein FliK, which gives rise to MTGEINNLGPQAPAGPSLRASATGELLRLLQPQQALLAPGETAKAEVLALRQVGQDFQLLLKLTQENGKQLTVQANSNLALPQGSLLAVSQSSASNLSISLQQVLASSVASLTRLDTRQTPVGSLLQGKVVTSQALPQAAGQVAQYRSLVSLLGPQAGTTLTLDSPRPLAVGSLLSARVQGDQSLQFVPLSGRQDQLAIAQQLGTQQSRQASLQGLLSALQQLRQDSGQSGELRNSVDKLLASLPDARQLSDPKGLAQALNNSGAFLEAKLLGGLGQQLAPDFKAQVVRLVAQLLPGLPGTSTFNPAAAAGTLAQAMPGMVRNALGMLGQVSPRPHPGSFPLPSRLLKSQDGEADLEHLLRLAAAAISRLQSHQLASLEQTGTTPDGNLQTTWQLEIPLRSGQDFIPLQFKLQREETPEQQNDPQREQRDPLEMLWRIELSFDLHPLGPLQVQAQISQGSLSSQLWAELPSTARLIDSQLGNLRERLLARGVNVTELCCHHGTPPQGPRTRLEQRWVDETA